The Nocardia sp. NBC_01503 sequence ATCACATTCCGGTGGACGAGTGGGCGGTGGTGGTCGCATTGACCCTGCGCGGCCTGCCGCTACTGCTCGAGGAGCTCCGGATTCTGCGCGCCGCGCGCAAACTGCGGCCCAAGGATTCGCTGCTGCATCAGGCCGCGCAGAACCCACTGGTCGACATCCTGACCGCCAGTATGGCCGTGTCCAGCCGCCGGGCGGGCGAGCTCGGCGAGGCCATCACCACCCGCGGTGGTACCGGCGAACTGACAGCGCGACCCGGGGCGCCGGGGCGCGCGGATGCGGTCGCAATGATTTTGTTGGCAGTTGTGTGTGCGATGGGTATCGTGAGCGATCTGCTGTTTTGAGCGACACTCGAGTCAATAATGGTTCGACGTGTCGGTGGGGCGAGCTACCGTGGTCGGTAGCAGTGGGCAGCGCAAACGCACGGGGGCTCAACACGATTCCGGTTGGTAGGGAATCGTTCGTGTTGGGTGTGCGTTGCCCCGATCACCTGATGAAGATTGGACATTCAATGAAGCTGCGCAAGTTCACGGCAGTTGCCGCACCCATCGCCACCGCCGTCGCCATCGCGAGTTCCGGGGTGGCGCACGCCGATCCTGCTGTTCCCGAGATCGAATACTCCGCCAACCTGGTCGGCAACAACGTGGTCACCACCCTGACCAACGGCGCCTTCGAGATCTCCGGGCAGAGCGTGAACGTCAAGGATGTCGCCGGTAATACGGTGGTCAGCCTGCCGCTCACCTTCCAGCAGGACGGCGTCGAGTACTCGATGCCCGCCAGCCTGGCGGACAGCGAGCACACCCTCACCATCAACGCGATCAAGGACGTCGCCTCGGCCCGTCCGGCCGCGGTGAAGCCGGTGGCCTCGCCCACCGAGAACGCGCTGGCCATGCAGACTTTCAGCAGCCAGT is a genomic window containing:
- a CDS encoding ammonium transporter, encoding MKLRKFTAVAAPIATAVAIASSGVAHADPAVPEIEYSANLVGNNVVTTLTNGAFEISGQSVNVKDVAGNTVVSLPLTFQQDGVEYSMPASLADSEHTLTINAIKDVASARPAAVKPVASPTENALAMQTFSSQFGIATAIGAFIGTALGALVGLTGIVAGPGVVASVIAGAAVGGIIGTLVVGGPTLLIAGIDLINTLTAPPGTTKYNEK